Sequence from the Rhodopirellula halodulae genome:
GGCTGGTACTTCGATGTTCCCGCAACGGTGGACAACGACCCGCGAAAATCGGTGAGCCGCTGGCGAGGGGACTTCCAAGCCGACTTCGCCAAACGAATGCGATGGTGTTTGCCAGCGAAGGATGCGGCGGATGATTGAACGCGAGACGATCGATGCAACACATCGTGTCCGCCGCGTAGGCTGATCTCAAACGGGCGGCGAAAAATCGTGTTGCCTAAAGCTCTCATTCGATGGGGATTTCATAAGCCTTCGAAAGCTCTTCGAAGGCCGTGACTTGTTGTTGGACCCACGTTTCATCAAGTTGCAATTCATGCCGAATCAGCTCGGCCACCGCCGGGGCAATTCGTTTTGATGCGGCTGTGTTGAGAAACAGACATCGGGTCCTTCGTGCAAGTACGTCTTCCACCGTGCGCGCCATCTCGTGACGCACGGCCCAGATGACTTCGCCGGGAGTGATGGACAGCTCTTTCGTCATCGGCTGTGACCATTCCGGCTTTTCGGCTTCAAGTTGCTTGAGTTCTCGCAAGTCGGATCCATAGTGTCCGCGGCCACTTCCCGCGACCGTGTTCTTGGAACCGGAATTCGCATCGTAGCCATGCAAACGCAGCGTTTCGGTTTGGCAGGGTTTGGGTTGGGTTGCGATTGCCGATCCTTTCGTTGACGCGAGTGTCTTGTCGACGCAGTCTTCTGCCATTTTTCGCACGGTGGTCCATTTCCCGCCGGTGATGGTGATCAAACCCGAATCCGATATGCGAATGGTGTGGTCGCGCGACAATGACGCAGTTCGCGAGGACTTATCGCCTTTGACCAAGGGACGAATGCCGGTGAAGACGCTGAGCACATCTTCTCGCGTCGGGGATTCCACCAAATATTCCTTCGCGGTCGCCAGCAGAAATTCAATCTCTTGCGATTGTGGACGCGGTTCGAGTGAGACCTCGTCGATGGCAGTGTCGGTTGTGCCAACGACCGCGTGGTTGTGCCATGGGATGATGAACAAGACTCTTCCGTCCGACGTCTTGGGGACGATCATTGCAATGTCGCCGGGGAAGAATCGTCGCGGAAGAACAATGTGGACTCCTTGGCTGGCCGCCAACATTTTCTCCGCCTGCGGTTCGTCCATTTCACGCACCGCATCGCAGAACGGGCCCGCCGCATTGACCACGCGATGCGCGTGGATGGTGTGCTCGGTGTTGGTTTCTGAATCCACAGCTACCACGCCGTTGATTTCGCCGGCGTTGTTCTTTAGTAAATTGGTCACGCCAAAGTAGTTCAGCAAGCAAGCTCCTTGCTCATCAGCGGTTCTTGCCATGCTGATCAGCAATCGAGTG
This genomic interval carries:
- a CDS encoding glycerol-3-phosphate dehydrogenase/oxidase, with product MHRDTNRQRVEQRTEPWDIVVIGGGATGVAIAMDAASRGLDCLLLEQADFGKGTSSRSTKLVHGGVRYLQQGNITLVRDALRERTLLRNNAPQLVHDMPFLIPCRSTWERLYYSTGLKVYDFLATGNRFGRSHAVSESETLQRVSTIQREKTSGGVIYHDGQFDDTRLLISMARTADEQGACLLNYFGVTNLLKNNAGEINGVVAVDSETNTEHTIHAHRVVNAAGPFCDAVREMDEPQAEKMLAASQGVHIVLPRRFFPGDIAMIVPKTSDGRVLFIIPWHNHAVVGTTDTAIDEVSLEPRPQSQEIEFLLATAKEYLVESPTREDVLSVFTGIRPLVKGDKSSRTASLSRDHTIRISDSGLITITGGKWTTVRKMAEDCVDKTLASTKGSAIATQPKPCQTETLRLHGYDANSGSKNTVAGSGRGHYGSDLRELKQLEAEKPEWSQPMTKELSITPGEVIWAVRHEMARTVEDVLARRTRCLFLNTAASKRIAPAVAELIRHELQLDETWVQQQVTAFEELSKAYEIPIE